Genomic window (Mycolicibacterium smegmatis):
TCCGTGGAACGTCTGTCGCACAGAATCACTCTGGGGCCGTCGGCGGCCCCTGGTGGTAGGCGGTGCCGTCTTCTGGCAAACCCATCCGCCAAGGGCGAAGCAGTCTGAAAGCGAGAATGTCTCTCACGGAATCACGTTCGGGCCGGGTCTGGGCATTCGACGAATTCACCTTGGACACCGAAGGTTACGAGTTGCGTCAAGGTGACGTCGCCATACGCGTGGAACCGCAGGTGTTCGATGTTCTCGTCAAGCTCGTCGAGAATCATCATCGGTGCGTCACCAAGGAAGAACTCTTCGACTCGGTGTGGGGTGGACGCTTCGTGGGTGAAGCGGCGCTGTCCAGCCGCATCATGGCGGCCCGCAAGGCGCTCGGTGACGATGGGGAGTCCCAGCGCTACATCCGCACCGTGCGCGGACGCGGATATCAGTTCGTCGGAACACTGTCGGACACCGCGCCGCGCGATGAAGAGCCACTCGAGATCGAGGTGCCGCCGCTGCGCCAGCACATCCGGTTCTGTTACGCCGCAGACGGCGTCCGGCTGGCCTATGCCGCGACCGGTGACGGCCCGCCGCTGGTGCGGGCGGCGAACTGGATGACCCATCTCGGCTACGACATCGAGAGTCCGGTGTGGCAACACTGGGTCAGGGATCTGTCCGCACACCATCGCCTCATCCGCTACGACGAACGGGGATGCGGGCTGTCCGACTGGTCCGCACGGGATTTCACATTCCAGGACTGGGTCGAGGACCTCGCGTCGGTGGTCGACGCCCTCGAACTCGAGCGCTTCCCGCTGCTGGGCGTTTCGCAAGGCGGAGCCGTAGCGGTCGCGTATGCCGCCAAGCATCCCGATCGGGTGTCCAAACTGGTGTTGTGCGGCGCATACGCGCGTGGTCGCGCGGTCCGCGCGGTGGGCGAAGAGGAACTCCGCGCCGCCGATCTCGATCGTGAGCTGGCCCGCGTCGGATGGGGCCGAGACGACCCCGCGTTCCGCCAGGTGTTCGCCGCGCAGTTCCTCCCCGAGGGCAGCCGCGCCGACTGGGACGCTTTCGACCAGTTGCAACGGCGAACGACCGACGCGCAGAACGCGGTGCGCTTCCTGGATCAGTTCGCACAGATCGACGTCCTGGACACCGCAGGCCAGGTGGAGTGTCCGACGCTCGTCATGCATGCTCAGGACGATCTGCGTGTGCCGATGCGGTTCGGCGAGGAGTTGGCCATGCTCATCCCGCAGTCGCGGTTCGTCGCGCTTCCGAGCAACAACCATCTGCTGACCGGGACCGAGCCCGCGTGGGCGATCTTCTGCCACGAGCTCGAGGCGTTCCTGGCCGAGCCCTGATGAGTCGGCCGTCCTCCGCCGATCTCTGCCGCATCGTGGCCTTCACTCCTGTGGGCGGGTACGCGGCCCGCGGCCGATGACCGGTCGTCTCGACGATGACCGGCGTGCATGGCGCTCCCGGCGGTGAGCGACGACTGGCTTGTCGCACTGGCGACTGGCGGATTCGGACATCAGTCCTCACTCGTGACGATGGGTCTCACCAACTCGGAACAGGAGGACATGATGACCACAGCGACAACCCCGCTGGTCCCACCGTTCACATCGGCCACGGCGATCGCGAAGGTGCGCGCCGCCGAGAATCTCTGGAACACCCGCGAACCCGAACGGGTGGCGAGGGGCTACAGCACCGACAGTGTGTGGCGGAACCGCTCGGCGTTCATCCACGGTCGACCCGCGATCGTCGAATTCCTCAAGGCGAAATGGGCCACCGAACTCGACTACCGGCTCATCAAGGAAGTCTGGGCCTACGGCGACGACCGCATCGCAGTTCGGTTCGCCTACGAGTACCACGACGCCGCCGGGCAGTGGTTCCGCGCGTACGGCAACGAGAACTGGGAGTTCGATCCCGACGGGTTGATGCGTCACCGCCACGCGAGCATCAACGACCTGGCCATCGCCGAGAGCGACCGCCTTTTTCACTGGGACAGCTCGGGCCCGCGGCCCGACCGCCATCCCGGGCTCAGCGAACTGGGCCTGTGATGGAGACCATGAGGGCCGTCGGTGTGGCCGAGTACGGCGGACCGGAGGTCCTCAAGCTGGTCGAGGTGCCACGACCGATCACCGGTCCGGGCCAGATCCGGATCCGGGTGTACGCGGCGACGGTGAACCCGGGCGACACGGTGTTGCGCACCGGGCACCTCGACGACGTGCTGCGCTCCGGACCGCTCACGCCGCCCTACATACCGGGAATGGAAGCGGCCGGAGTGGTCGACGAGATCGGACACGAGGTCCAGACCGATCTTCGCCCCGGTGACCGCGTGATGACGATGGTGATGCCGATCGACCCCACCGGAGGTGCATACGCCGAATACCTCGTCGTCGCTCCCGATCAGGTCACCCGGGCGCCGGCCGGTAGCACGCACGCCGAAGCGGCCACACTTCCCATGAACGGTCTCACCGCGCGGCTTGCCCTCGATGTGCTCGATCTCGCACCGGGGGAGACCGTGGCCGTCACGGGCGCAGCCGGTGCCGTCGGCGGCTATGCGATCCAGTTGGCCAAGGTCGACGGACTGCGGGTGATCGCCGACGCCGCCCCGGCGGATTCCTCACTGGTGGCCTATTTCGGAGCCGATCAGATCGTCGCGCGCGGGACCGGGGTTGGCGGACGCATCAGGCAGTGGTGGCCTGCGGGCGTCGCCGCGGTTGTCGACGCGGCGCTGCAGGGCGGCGAGGTCGTCCCGGCCCTGCGGGACGGTGGTCAGATCGCGGCCGTGCGCGGATGGGAACTGCACGGCGCCGGCAACCTCGGACAGGACCGCGGCATCGAGATCCGCGAGGTCTTCGTGCCCGAGTACACCCACCGGCGCGACAAACTCGACGGCCTCCGCGTCCTCGCCGAGGACGGAAAGCTCGCGCTGCGCGTGGCCCGTACCTATCCGGCCGAACAGGCCGCCGCGGCGCACCGGGCCCTTGAAGCCGGCGGCATCCGCGGCCGCCTCGTACTGACTCTCGACTGACAGGAGAACCCGACATGACACCGATCGGAGTGGGCGTCATCGGCGCCAGTCCCAACGGCGGGTGGGCGGCACTGGCACATGTACCAGCCCTTCGGGCGCTGCCCGAGTACGATCTTCGCGCAGTGGCCACCAGCAGGCCCGAGTCGGCCGAGCGCGCGAAAGCGGCATGGGGAATCGACGCCTACCATGACCCGCGCCGCCTCATCGAGCGTCGCGACATCGATCTGGTCGTGGTCGCGGTGAAGGTACCCGACCACTACGGGCTGATCACCGACGCGCTTACCGCAGGCAAGGCCGTCTTCAGCGAGTGGCCGCTGGGCGTGGCGCTCGAGCAGGCGCAGATCCTGCATGCCGAGGCCGTTGTCGCGGGAGTCCCCACGGTCGTCGGGCTCCAGGCGCGGTTTGCACCGGCCATCCGGCGCATGCGTGAACTCGTCGACGCTGGATACGTCGGAAAAGTGTTGTCCACCAACATCGTCGGTTCGGGAATGGCTTGGGCACCCGGGGCGCCCGCGGCGCAGGCCTATGCATTCGACGCGCGCAACGGGGTGACCACGTTGACCGTGTCCACGGCGCACGCCCTCGACGCGCTGAGCTACGTGCTCGGCGACATCTCGTCGGTCACGTCGACCCTGGGCGTCGGCAACGACACCATCACGCTCGACGACGGGAGCACGACGACTGTGACCTCGCCGGACCAGGTAGCGGTCACGGCACAACTGGAAAGCGGCGCCGTCGCTTCGGTGTTCTATCGGGGCGGCCTGTCCCGAGCCGGAAACCTGCGCTGGGAGATCAACGGCACCCACGGCGACCTGCTCCTGACCTGTCCGGCGCCCAACGGCAACATCCAGGCCACCGAACTGGTACTGGCCGGTGCGAATGGCAGCGCCACCCACCTCGAGCCGATCCACACGCACGACGCCCACCCGGAAACCGGGTTGAGCGGCCCGGCGAACACCGTCGCCAACCTGTACCGGGCGTTCGCGCACGATCAGTTGCTCGGCACCGCCGCCGCGCCGACGTTCGGCGATGCCGTCGCCCTGCACAGGCTGATCGCCGGTATCGAACACGTGAACACAGAATCACACAGGAAGTACTGACAATCAATGAGATTCGCATTCAAGACCTCGCCGCAGAACACCACATGGCAGGACATGCTCGCGGTGTGGCAGACTGCCGACGACATCGAGGTGTTCGAGTCCGGCTGGACTTTCGACCACTTCTATCCGATCGTCGGGGACTCCTCGGGCCCATGTCTGGAGGGCTGGACCACGCTCACCGCGCTCGCGCAGGCCACGTCGCGGCTGCGGCTGGGCACACTGGTCACCGGTGTGCACTATCGGCATCCGGCCGTGCTCGCGAACATGGCTGCGGCACTGGACATCATCTCGAACGGCCGCCTCGAGCTCGGTATCGGCGCCGGCTGGAACGAAGAGGAGTCCGGGGCGTACGGAATCGAGCTCGGCAGCGTCAAGGAGCGTCTCGACCGATTCGAGGAAGCCACCCAGGTGCTCATCGGTCTGCTCAGTCAGGACAGCACCGATTTCGACGGCGCGTTCTACACCTTGAAGAACGCCCGCAACGAACCCAAAGGGCCGCAACGCCCGCACCCGCCCATCGTGATGGGTGGCAGCGGCGAGAAGCGCACGCTCCGGATCACCGCCAAATACGCCGATCACTGGAACTTCGTTCTCGGCACCCCGGAAGAGTTCGCGCACAAGCGCGATGTCCTGTGGTCGCACTGCGCGGACATCGGCCGAGACCCCGACGAGATCACGCTGTCGGCGCACGTGTGGCACAACGCCGAACACGACCACCAGAAACTGCTCACCGAGGTGGCCGCCTTCGGCGAGGTCGGCCTCAATCTGGCGATCATCAATCTGCCGCCGCCCCTGACGCCGGCGACCCTCGAACCCCTTGCGGCCGCGATCACCGCATCCGGACTGTTGACAACGACGAAAGAGTAGACCATGGCACACGAAACACGAACTTGGTTCATCACGGGGTCATCCCGCGGATTCGGGCGGGCCTTGGTCAAGGCGGCTCTCGACGCGGGCGACAACGTCGCCGCCACAGCCCGCAAACCCGGGCAACTCGCCGATTTCGCCGAAACATACGGCGACCGTGTCCTTGCGCTGCCGCTCGACGTCACCGACCCGTCGGCGGCACGCACGGCAGTCGCCACGGCGCGGGAGGCGTTCGGGCGCATCGACATTGTGGTGAACAACGCCGGCTACGCCAATGTGGCGCCCATCGAGACCGGCGACGACGAGGACTTCCGGACCCAGTTCGAGACCAACTTCTGGGGCGTCTACAACGTGTCCAAGGCGGCCCTTCCGGTACTGCGGGAACAACGCGGCGGTCTGATCATCCAGTTCTCCTCGATGGGCGGCCGCGTCGGCGGCTCACCCGGAATCGGGTCCTACCAGGCGGCCAAGTTCGCCATCGACGGGTTCTCGCGGGTGTTGCTCGCAGAAACCGCGCCCTTCGGCGTGAAGGTGCTGGTCGTGGAACCCAGTGGCTTCGCCACCGATTGGGCGGGGGCGTCGATGGAAGTACACGACATCCCTGCCGACTACGCCGACACCGTCGGAGGGATGTCCGCGATCCGTCAGAGCGATTCGGTCACCGCGGGTGACCCGGTACGGGCGGCCGAGATCCTGGTGCAGATGAGTCGCCGTGACGACATTCCCTACCATCTGCCCATTGGTGTCCACTCGGTGGAAGGATGCCTGCAGCAGGACGAGTTCCTGCTCGGCGAGGACCGCAAGTGGGCCGCCGTGGGGCGCTCGGCTGACTACAGCGAAGCGTATCCCGTTGCCTTCCCGCCCGATACCGTGAGCTCATCGGCCTGAGCGTTCAGTGCGAACCCCGTATCCGGCAACCTCTTTCATCGTTTCTGCATAATCGAAGAGATGAGACCGGGGGAACTCGTACTGTGCGCCGCGCTCGCCGCGGGACTGCTTGCGCTCGTGTTACCGGTGCCACGCCGGCTGCGACTGATTGCCACGCTGCCGGTGCCGGTCGCCGTCGCCCAGCTGATCTTCGAGGGTTACCGCTGGCAGCTGACTCCCGCTTATGTCCTCGCCGCGGCCGTCGGCGCGTGGGAGGTCGTGTCCATCGGGAGAGGCGGTCGGAGTTCCCCGCGCGGACGGTGGCTGACAGTCGTCACGACCCTGGCAGCAGGCGTGGCGTTCGCCGTCTCGGTGGCAATTCCGGTGCTGGTGCCGGTCTTCCGGTTCCCGGATCCCGGCGGACCGTACGCGATAGGCACGGTCAGCTATCACTGGCGCGACCATGACCGGCGGGAGATCTTCGACGGAGATCCCGCGGCGCGGCGCGAACTCATGGCCCAGATCTGGTATCCCGCGGAGTCGAGCGTGGAAGCAGAGACAGCGCCGTATGTTTCGGATGTCGACGCGTTCGCGCCCGCGGCCGGCAAGCTTCTCGGTATCCCCGGGTTCGTCTTCAGCCACTTCGGCAAGGTGCGTACGCACGGCGTCGAGGCCGCGCCGGTCGCTTCGGATCGTCCACGGTATCCCGTGCTCGTATTCGCATCGGGGCTCAACGGATTCCGCCAGTCCAACATGTTCCAGGTCGAACAGTTGGTGTCCCGCGGGTTCGTCGTCGTCGGCATCGACCAGCCTCACATCTCGGCCGTGACGGCATTTCCCGACGGCCGCAGGATTCCCGGCTGGACCAAGGACCGGTTGGTGCACGTCATCCAACAGAGCATCACGCCGAAGGAGCCCGCACCCGCCATCGGTGACACCGAGCTGCCACGCGGACTGTTCCCGTATCTCGCCGAAGACATCAGTTTCGTCCTGGATGAGCTTGAACGCCTCAATGATTCGGATCCGTCGGGCCGATTCACGGGCAGGCTCGACATCGACCGCGCAGGCGCACTCGGTATCTCGCTGGGGGCGGTCACGGTCGGACAGGTCTGCCACGCCGATCCGCGCCTGAAGGCGTGCTTGATGATGGACGCCGCGATGCCTGCCGACGTCGTACGTGACGGCCTGGAACAACCGGCGATGTGGCTGACCCGCGACGCCGATTCCATCCTGCTCGAGCGCAACCGTAGCGGCGGCTGGCCGGACCACGAAATCCGCGAGACACTCGACACGCAGCGCGCGGCGTTCGGCAAGAGCAAACCTGGAAACGGCTTCTACATCGAGACCCCGGGGATGTTCCACCTGAACTACACCGACGCCCCGGCCTGGACGCCGCTGGCGCAGGCACTCGCTCTGTCCGGGCCCATCGGGGCGCAACGGGGTCACGAGATCCACGCGGCATACACCGTCGCGTTCTTCGAGCATGCCCTCGACGGCGGTCGACCTCCACTGCTCGACGGGCCACCGCCGTGGGACGAGGTCGCCATCGAGCGGCGCTGACTCCCTCTGCTACGGGGCGGCGGGTGTAGCCCGGCTGGGGCCGGGTACCCGCAGGTGTGCCTGAAACACATGAGTTGACAATTCACGATCCACGCACAGGCGAGTTGGTCGGCCGCACTCCGATTGCCACCGCCTCGGAGTGCGATGCCGCGATCGCACGTGCCCGCGGTGCCGCGGCCGGTTGGGCCCGCACGCCCGCGGGTGAGCGCGCGGCCGTGCTCACCTCGGCCGCAGCCGATGTCCGCGCCGCGGCCGACGAACTCGCCGAGCTCAACGAACGCGAGACCGGAAAGCTCAGAGCCGACGCCAGCGGCGGTGTCGACGCCGCCGTCTCGACGCTCGTCCAGTATGCCGAGCTCGGCCCCCTGCACCGGGGCCGCAGCCTGCACGGCAACTGGTCGGCCACCGATTTGATGGTGCCCGGGCCACGCGGCGTCGTCGCAGTGCTCACGCCGTGGAACGATCCCGTCGCCGTGGCCGCCGGGCTGCTGGGCGCCGCGCTGGTCACGGGCAACACCGTCGTGCACAAACCGAGCGAACGGTGCCCCGCCACCGGTCGCCGGTTCGCCGAGTTGCTGGCGCAGCACCTGCCCAAGGGCGTACTCGAGATCCTCGACGGTGACGCCACGATCGGTGCGCAACTCGCGGCGGCCGGGGACGTCGACGTCGTCGCCCACGTCGGCAGCAGCGTGACAGGGCGAGCGATCACCCGCGCCTGCGCCGAACGCGGCGCCAAGGCGCTGCTGGAGAACGGCGGCAACGATGCGCTCGTCGTCGATGCGGGGATCGACCCGGGGTGGGCTGCGGCGCAGGCCGCGCTCGGTTCGTTCGCCAACGCCGGTCAGATCTGCGTATCGGTCGAGCGAATCTTCGTGGTCGGAGCCGTGGAGGCCATGGTCGAGGCGTTCATCCGTGCCCTGGTCGACGAGGCCGAGAGCTGGGCAGAGCGGATCGGCCCGTTGGTCGATGAGCGCCAGCGCGAACAGGTCCACCGCCACGTCACCGACGCCGTCAAGCGTGGCGCCACCGTGGCCGCCGGGGGAGAGGCACCGTCTGGTCCCGGCACCTTCTACCCGCCGACGGTGCTGACCGACTGCACGAAAGACATGCTGGTGTTCCAGGAAGAGACATTCGGCCCCGTCGCTGCGGTCCGTGTCGTTCCGGACTTCGACGCCGCGATCACGGAGGCCGCCGATGACAGGTACGGCCTCGCGGCCAGTGTGCTGACACCGGATATGGGCCATGCGCAACAGGCGTGGCGGGATCTACCTGTCGGCACTGTGAAGATCAACGACGTCTTCGGCGGTGCACCAGGTGGCGCGTCACAGCCCCGCAAGGCGAGCGGCAGCGGATTCGGTTTCGGCCCTGAACTTCTCGACGAGATGACCACGATGAAGGTCGTGCACTGGTCACCTCCGCCGACCTGATTTCTGCCGAAACTGCTTTGACAGGGCCCATACGCTCGGGCTGTGGCGGTCAGCACCAATCGGCTCTCGTCCGCGATCACGGCACGGCCTGTCGTCGCGACGGCAGTTGGTGCCATCGGAATTTCGTCATCCGGGTTGTTTGTCGCGTTGTCCGCCACATCGCCGGGCACCGCCTCGTTCTACCGGTGCCTGTTCGCTCTGCCGCTGCTCGCACCGCTGGCGGTGGCGGAATGGCGGGGCGGCGGCTCGCCGACCGCGGCTCAGCACGGATGGGCGGCGCTCGCAGGTGTGCTGTTCGCGGCTGATGCGCTGCTGTGGACCCAGGCGATCTACGAGGTCGGAGTGGGCCTGTCCGCGGTACTGGTCAACACCCAGGTCGTCATGGTGCCATTGCTGGCGCGGCTCATCGATCACGAGTCGCTCAGCGCGCGGTTCGTCGTGCTGCTCCCGGTGGTCGTGCTCGGCACCGTGTTGGCCGGCGGAGTCCTCGAATCGGGCGTGGTGGGCACCGCACCGGTGGCAGGCACCGCCCATTCCGTCCTTGCCGCCCTGTGTTATTCGATCTTCCTGTTCCTCCTGCGACGCGGAGGCCCGGACCGGCCTCTCGTGCAGTCCTACGTGACCATCATGGTGTCCGCGGCCGGGGCGGCTGTCGTCGGTGGTGTGCTCTGGAACGGCGTCACCCTGAGCCCGGGGTGGGATGCGGCGGGATGGCTGATGTTGACGGCGATCAACGGCCAGGTTCTCGGTTGGCTGCTGATCGCGCTGGGCAGCCCGTCGCTGCGTGTCGAGATCGGTTCGGCGGTCCTGCTGTTGACACCGGTGGCGGCCCTGGTGCTCGGCGCCGTCTTTCTCGCACAACAGCCGTCGCTTCTCCAGATCATCGGATCGGCGATGATTCTCGCGTGTGCATACCTCGTCACGACAGGCCGTGCGAGCAGGTGATCAGCGGACTCGGATGACGATCTTGCCGAACGCTCCCCGGTTCAGATGCTCGAACGCCGCGATGGCGACGAATTCGTAGGACGTGGTTGGACCTGTGACATCATCTGCCGGGCATATCCCAATGCGCGCAGTGCGTTTTGAAGTGTGTACCAGGCCCGCCGCGGTCCGGTTCGTGTGTTGATGATTTTGACGACTCCCGAAACGGTCGTGCAGCGGGGGCGAAAGGTGGTTGATGATGAGGGCAGTGGTGATTGGAGGGGGTCGGTTCCGTCTGGAACAGCGTGCCGACCCGGTCGCAGGTCCCCACGAGGTGCTCGTCGAGGTTCGCGCCGCCGGTCTGAACGCGGCCGATCTGCAGCAGGCCCGCGGCGACTATCCCGCGCCCGCCGGGTGGCCGGCGGACGTTCCCGGCCTCGAGATCGCCGGTGAGGTCATCGACGTCGGTGCCTCGGTCACCGG
Coding sequences:
- a CDS encoding DMT family transporter codes for the protein MAVSTNRLSSAITARPVVATAVGAIGISSSGLFVALSATSPGTASFYRCLFALPLLAPLAVAEWRGGGSPTAAQHGWAALAGVLFAADALLWTQAIYEVGVGLSAVLVNTQVVMVPLLARLIDHESLSARFVVLLPVVVLGTVLAGGVLESGVVGTAPVAGTAHSVLAALCYSIFLFLLRRGGPDRPLVQSYVTIMVSAAGAAVVGGVLWNGVTLSPGWDAAGWLMLTAINGQVLGWLLIALGSPSLRVEIGSAVLLLTPVAALVLGAVFLAQQPSLLQIIGSAMILACAYLVTTGRASR
- a CDS encoding Gfo/Idh/MocA family protein, whose protein sequence is MTPIGVGVIGASPNGGWAALAHVPALRALPEYDLRAVATSRPESAERAKAAWGIDAYHDPRRLIERRDIDLVVVAVKVPDHYGLITDALTAGKAVFSEWPLGVALEQAQILHAEAVVAGVPTVVGLQARFAPAIRRMRELVDAGYVGKVLSTNIVGSGMAWAPGAPAAQAYAFDARNGVTTLTVSTAHALDALSYVLGDISSVTSTLGVGNDTITLDDGSTTTVTSPDQVAVTAQLESGAVASVFYRGGLSRAGNLRWEINGTHGDLLLTCPAPNGNIQATELVLAGANGSATHLEPIHTHDAHPETGLSGPANTVANLYRAFAHDQLLGTAAAPTFGDAVALHRLIAGIEHVNTESHRKY
- a CDS encoding alpha/beta fold hydrolase gives rise to the protein MSLTESRSGRVWAFDEFTLDTEGYELRQGDVAIRVEPQVFDVLVKLVENHHRCVTKEELFDSVWGGRFVGEAALSSRIMAARKALGDDGESQRYIRTVRGRGYQFVGTLSDTAPRDEEPLEIEVPPLRQHIRFCYAADGVRLAYAATGDGPPLVRAANWMTHLGYDIESPVWQHWVRDLSAHHRLIRYDERGCGLSDWSARDFTFQDWVEDLASVVDALELERFPLLGVSQGGAVAVAYAAKHPDRVSKLVLCGAYARGRAVRAVGEEELRAADLDRELARVGWGRDDPAFRQVFAAQFLPEGSRADWDAFDQLQRRTTDAQNAVRFLDQFAQIDVLDTAGQVECPTLVMHAQDDLRVPMRFGEELAMLIPQSRFVALPSNNHLLTGTEPAWAIFCHELEAFLAEP
- a CDS encoding alpha/beta hydrolase family protein; its protein translation is MRPGELVLCAALAAGLLALVLPVPRRLRLIATLPVPVAVAQLIFEGYRWQLTPAYVLAAAVGAWEVVSIGRGGRSSPRGRWLTVVTTLAAGVAFAVSVAIPVLVPVFRFPDPGGPYAIGTVSYHWRDHDRREIFDGDPAARRELMAQIWYPAESSVEAETAPYVSDVDAFAPAAGKLLGIPGFVFSHFGKVRTHGVEAAPVASDRPRYPVLVFASGLNGFRQSNMFQVEQLVSRGFVVVGIDQPHISAVTAFPDGRRIPGWTKDRLVHVIQQSITPKEPAPAIGDTELPRGLFPYLAEDISFVLDELERLNDSDPSGRFTGRLDIDRAGALGISLGAVTVGQVCHADPRLKACLMMDAAMPADVVRDGLEQPAMWLTRDADSILLERNRSGGWPDHEIRETLDTQRAAFGKSKPGNGFYIETPGMFHLNYTDAPAWTPLAQALALSGPIGAQRGHEIHAAYTVAFFEHALDGGRPPLLDGPPPWDEVAIERR
- a CDS encoding SDR family NAD(P)-dependent oxidoreductase, coding for MAHETRTWFITGSSRGFGRALVKAALDAGDNVAATARKPGQLADFAETYGDRVLALPLDVTDPSAARTAVATAREAFGRIDIVVNNAGYANVAPIETGDDEDFRTQFETNFWGVYNVSKAALPVLREQRGGLIIQFSSMGGRVGGSPGIGSYQAAKFAIDGFSRVLLAETAPFGVKVLVVEPSGFATDWAGASMEVHDIPADYADTVGGMSAIRQSDSVTAGDPVRAAEILVQMSRRDDIPYHLPIGVHSVEGCLQQDEFLLGEDRKWAAVGRSADYSEAYPVAFPPDTVSSSA
- a CDS encoding aldehyde dehydrogenase family protein; the protein is MPETHELTIHDPRTGELVGRTPIATASECDAAIARARGAAAGWARTPAGERAAVLTSAAADVRAAADELAELNERETGKLRADASGGVDAAVSTLVQYAELGPLHRGRSLHGNWSATDLMVPGPRGVVAVLTPWNDPVAVAAGLLGAALVTGNTVVHKPSERCPATGRRFAELLAQHLPKGVLEILDGDATIGAQLAAAGDVDVVAHVGSSVTGRAITRACAERGAKALLENGGNDALVVDAGIDPGWAAAQAALGSFANAGQICVSVERIFVVGAVEAMVEAFIRALVDEAESWAERIGPLVDERQREQVHRHVTDAVKRGATVAAGGEAPSGPGTFYPPTVLTDCTKDMLVFQEETFGPVAAVRVVPDFDAAITEAADDRYGLAASVLTPDMGHAQQAWRDLPVGTVKINDVFGGAPGGASQPRKASGSGFGFGPELLDEMTTMKVVHWSPPPT
- a CDS encoding NADP-dependent oxidoreductase, translating into MRAVGVAEYGGPEVLKLVEVPRPITGPGQIRIRVYAATVNPGDTVLRTGHLDDVLRSGPLTPPYIPGMEAAGVVDEIGHEVQTDLRPGDRVMTMVMPIDPTGGAYAEYLVVAPDQVTRAPAGSTHAEAATLPMNGLTARLALDVLDLAPGETVAVTGAAGAVGGYAIQLAKVDGLRVIADAAPADSSLVAYFGADQIVARGTGVGGRIRQWWPAGVAAVVDAALQGGEVVPALRDGGQIAAVRGWELHGAGNLGQDRGIEIREVFVPEYTHRRDKLDGLRVLAEDGKLALRVARTYPAEQAAAAHRALEAGGIRGRLVLTLD
- a CDS encoding LLM class F420-dependent oxidoreductase; the protein is MRFAFKTSPQNTTWQDMLAVWQTADDIEVFESGWTFDHFYPIVGDSSGPCLEGWTTLTALAQATSRLRLGTLVTGVHYRHPAVLANMAAALDIISNGRLELGIGAGWNEEESGAYGIELGSVKERLDRFEEATQVLIGLLSQDSTDFDGAFYTLKNARNEPKGPQRPHPPIVMGGSGEKRTLRITAKYADHWNFVLGTPEEFAHKRDVLWSHCADIGRDPDEITLSAHVWHNAEHDHQKLLTEVAAFGEVGLNLAIINLPPPLTPATLEPLAAAITASGLLTTTKE
- a CDS encoding DUF1348 family protein, which produces MTTATTPLVPPFTSATAIAKVRAAENLWNTREPERVARGYSTDSVWRNRSAFIHGRPAIVEFLKAKWATELDYRLIKEVWAYGDDRIAVRFAYEYHDAAGQWFRAYGNENWEFDPDGLMRHRHASINDLAIAESDRLFHWDSSGPRPDRHPGLSELGL